The following proteins are co-located in the Rippkaea orientalis PCC 8801 genome:
- a CDS encoding type IV pilin protein: MSRFNGLYLAYLISLSKHSHKLTKNPNNGFTLLELLISVVIIGVLAAIAIPSYVAIVDNARYAEAKIQMGCLKGELEGYRIEYGYFPDDVNNNTVPTGIECFYRQNSMQVPFNSRYDYENWSVSGGCVIQITFFGKNGVRNTLANTNAYQAPGFHKFTTNDDLILSLGVQEPSVCSS, encoded by the coding sequence ATGTCTCGGTTTAATGGATTGTATCTAGCTTATTTGATCAGTTTATCAAAACACTCCCATAAACTGACTAAAAATCCTAATAATGGGTTTACCTTGCTAGAATTATTAATAAGTGTTGTAATTATTGGGGTTCTAGCTGCTATTGCTATTCCTTCCTATGTAGCAATAGTGGATAATGCTCGTTATGCCGAAGCCAAAATTCAAATGGGGTGTTTAAAGGGGGAATTAGAAGGGTATAGAATCGAATACGGATATTTTCCCGATGATGTCAATAATAATACAGTTCCTACCGGGATAGAATGTTTTTATCGCCAAAATAGTATGCAAGTTCCTTTTAATTCAAGATATGATTATGAAAATTGGTCAGTGTCTGGGGGATGTGTTATTCAAATTACGTTTTTTGGAAAAAATGGGGTACGAAATACCCTCGCTAATACGAATGCTTATCAAGCACCCGGTTTTCATAAATTTACGACTAATGATGATTTAATCTTAAGCCTTGGGGTTCAAGAGCCTTCAGTTTGTAGCTCTTGA